In Mangifera indica cultivar Alphonso chromosome 1, CATAS_Mindica_2.1, whole genome shotgun sequence, a single genomic region encodes these proteins:
- the LOC123230355 gene encoding 1,4-alpha-glucan-branching enzyme 3, chloroplastic/amyloplastic-like, which yields MASLSLKTKFSIHPNSTQLQFHLRNKLQSINFPNKVKVKIKVRCSAEGQQSQQQQEQKQQNRFKKKGSVSGGEKGVDPVGFLTKLNITHKPFAQFLRERHKALKDLKDEIFKRFLNLQELSTGYEIVGMHRHMEHRVDYMDWAPGARYCALVGDFNGWSPTENCAREGHFGHDDYGYWFVILEDKLREGEKPDELYFQQYNYVDDYDKGDSGVSVHEIFKKANDEYWEPGEDRFVNHRFELPAKLYEQLFGPNGPQTIEELGEIPDAETRYKAWLEEHKDDNLPPYDVIDNGKNYDVYSIASNPFFQEKFRSKKPPIPYWLEVRKGRKAWLKKYTPGIPHGSKYRVYFNTPDGPLERVPAWATYVQPDADGKQAFAIHWEPPPECVYKWRNTRPKVPKSLRIYECHVGISGSEPKISSFNEFTEKVLPHVKESGYNAIQLIGVVEHKDYFTIGYKVTNLFAVSSRYGTPDDFKRLVDEAHGLGLLVFLDIVHSYSAADQMVGLSMYDGSNDCYFHSGKRGYHKYWGTRMFKYGDIDVLHFLLSNLNWWVEEYQIDGFQFHSLSSMIYTHNGFESFTGELDEYCNSVDKDALLYLILANEILHALHPNIVTIAEDSTYYPGLCEPTSQGGLGFDYFVNLSVSEMWLSLLENTADHEWSMTKIVSTLVSSGKYSDKMLVYAENHNQSISGGKSFAEILFGEITEHSPGSSDSLLSGCSLHKMIRLITLTIGGRAYLNFMGNEFGHPKRVEFPMPNNNFSFSLANRRWDLLANGGIYEYLYSFDKELMKLDENERVLSRRLPNVHHVNDTKMVISYARGPLLFIFNFHPTNSYEKYTVGVEEAGEYRVILNTDESKYGGQGLIKEQQYGQRTVSKLVDGLRNCLEVPLPSRTAQVYKLSRILRI from the exons atggCTTCACTTTctctgaaaacaaaattttctatcCATCCAAACAGCACTCAACTCCAATTTCACCTACGAAACAAACTTCAAAGCATCAATTTTCCCAACAAAGTGAAAGTGAAAATCAAAGTCAGATGCTCGGCCGAAGGCCAACAATCACAAcaacaacaagaacaaaaacaacaaaaccgTTTTAAGAAGAAGGGAAGTGTAAGTGGAGGAGAGAAAGGAGTTGACCCTGTTGGGTTCCTTACAAAACTCAACATTACACATAAACCCTTTGCGCAGTTTCTTCGGGAAAG GCACAAAGCACTGAAGGACCTGAaagatgagatttttaaacGTTTCCTCAATTTGCAAGAGCTCTCAACTGG GTATGAGATAGTGGGTATGCATCGACATATGGAACATCGTGTTGATTATATGGATTGGGCTCCAG GTGCTCGCTATTGTGCATTGGTTGGTGACTTCAATGGATGGTCACCAACAGAAAATTGTGCTCGTGAAGGTCATTTTGGCCATGATGATTATGGGTACTGGTTTGTCATTCTTGAAGATAAACTAAGGGAAGGAGAGAAACCAGATGAACTGTATTTTCAGCAGTATAACTATGTGGATGACTATGACAAAGGTGATAGTGGTGTTAGCGTTCACGAgatcttcaagaaagcaaatgaTGAGTACTGGGAACCTGGAGAGGACCGGTTTGTAAATCACCGTTTTGAGCTGCCTGCAAAGTTATATGAACAACTCTTTGGACCTAACGGTCCTCAAACCATAGAGGAATTAGGGGAAATACCAGATGCAGAAACAAGATATAAGGCATGGTTAGAAGAACATAAAGATGATAACCTACCTCCATATGATGTGATTgataatggaaaaaattatgatgTATACAGTATTGCCAGTAATCCTTTCTTTCAAGAGAAATTCCGTTCAAAAAAGCCTCCCATTCCATACTGGTTGGAGGTACGTAAAGGAAGGAAGGCATGGTTGAAGAAGTACACTCCAGGAATTCCTCATGGAAGCAAATACAGGGTTTATTTCAACACTCCTGATGGGCCATTGGAACGTGTACCTGCCTGGGCTACTTATGTACAACCTG ATGCAGATGGAAAACAAGCTTTTGCCATCCACTGGGAACCACCCCCTGAATGTGTGTACAAGTGGAGGAACACACGCCCAAAAGTGCCAAAGTCCTTACGTATATATGAGTGCCATGTTGGAATAAGTGGATCAGAGCCCAAAATATCTTCATTCAATGAGTTTACAGAGAAA GTCCTTCCTCATGTAAAAGAATCTGGATACAATGCAATTCAGTTAATTGGAGTTGTTGAACACAAAGATTACTTCACTATTGGTTATAAA GTCACCAATTTGTTTGCTGTTAGCAGTCGGTATGGCACTCCAGATGATTTCAAGCGCTTGGTTGATGAAGCTCATG GATTAGGACTTCTGGTCTTCTTAGACATTGTCCATTCCTATTCAGCTGCAGACCAAATGGTTGGACTATCAATGTATGATGGATCAAATGACTGCTACTTCCATTCTG GTAAGCGAGGTTATCACAAATACTGGGGAACCAGGATGTTCAAATATGGTGATATTGATGTGCTACATTTTCTCCTTTCCAATCTAAACTG GTGGGTTGAGGAATATCAAATTGATGGTTTTCAGTTCCATTCACTCTCATCAATGATATATACGCACAATGGTTTCGAGTCCTTTACTGGTGAATTGGATGA GTATTGTAATTCTGTTGACAAGGATGCattattatatctcattttggCAAATGAGATACTGCATGCTCTTCATCCTAATATTGTAACTATTGCTGAAGAT AGCACATATTATCCTGGACTGTGCGAGCCAACTTCTCAAGGTGGACTgggatttgattattttgtcaATCTTTCTGTGTCAGAAATGTGGCTATCTCTCCTTGAGAATACTGCTGACCATGAATGGAGCATGACCAAG ATTGTCAGCACATTAGTGAGCAGTGGAAAGTATTCAGATAAGATGCTTGTGTATGCTGAAAATCATAACCAA TCCATTTCTGGAGGGAAGTCGTTTGCAGAGATATTGTTTGGTGAAATTACAGAGCATTCTCCTGGCTCTAGTGATTCATTGCTTAGTGGGTGCTCACTACACAAA aTGATCAGATTGATTACATTAACAATTGGTGGACGAGCTTACCTTAACTTCATGGGCAATGAATTTGGCCATCCAAAG AGGGTTGAGTTCCCAATGCCAAACAACAACTTCTCATTCTCACTTGCGAACCGTCGCTGGGATTTGCTTGCCAATGGAGGAATATATGAGTATTTATACTCCTTTGATAAG GAACTTATGAAGTTGGATGAAAATGAAAGGGTGCTTTCAAGACGTTTGCCAAACGTTCACCATGTGAATGATACCAAGATG GTAATATCTTACGCAAGAGGTCCTCTTCTCTTCATATTCAACTTTCATCCGACAAATTCTTATGAGAAATACACTGTGGGTGTTGAAGAAGCTGGAGAGTATCGA GTAATACTAAATACTGATGAAAGCAAATATGGAGGTCAAGGGCTCATAAAGGAGCAGCAATATGGTCAAAGAACTGTTAGCAAACT AGTTGATGGCCTCCGAAACTGCTTAGAGGTGCCTCTGCCTAGTAGGACTGCCCAG GTTTACAAATTAAGTCGAATTTTACGAATCTGA
- the LOC123228604 gene encoding CCR4-NOT transcription complex subunit 9-like isoform X2, producing the protein MANLPPSLSLNVPFGGGPSASNPSAAAAGAGANKDRKMASAEHLVLDLSNPDLRENALLELSKRELFQDLAPLLWNSFGTIAALLQEIVSIYPVLSPPNLTPAQSNRVCNALALLQCVASHPDTRMLFLNAHIPLYLYPFLNTTSKSRPFEYLRLTSLGVIGALVKVDDTEVISFLLLTEIIPLCLRTMEMGSELSKTVATFIVQKILLDDVGLDYICTTAERFFAVGRVLGNMVAALAEQPSSRLLKHIIRCYFRLSDNPRACDALRSCLPDMLRDATFSTCLREDPTTRRWLQQLLHNVGVNRVPALQAGGGFEHMLVN; encoded by the exons atggCGAATCTGCCCCCATCGCTGTCCCTCAACGTACCATTCGGTGGTGGACCCAGCGCGTCGAACCCAAGCGCTGCCGCTGCCGGAGCTGGAGCTAACAAGGACCGGAAAATGGCTTCAGCAGAGCACTTGGTTCTCGATCTAAGCAACCCCGATTTGAGAGAAAACGCTCTTCTTGAGCTATCTAAG AGAGAATTATTTCAAGATTTGGCTCCCTTGTTGTGGAATTCTTTTGGTACTATTGCAGCATTACTACAG GAAATAGTTTCAATATACCCTGTTCTATCACCACCAAACCTCACTCCTGCACAATCGAACCGAGTTTGCAATGCTCTTGCTCTTCTTCAG TGTGTAGCCTCTCATCCAGACACAAGAATGTTGTTTCTTAATG CTCATATACCTTTATATCTGTACCCTTTCCTAAATACAACGAGCAAGTCAAGGCCCTTTGAGTATTTGAGGCTAACAAGCTTAGGTGTTATTGGTGCTCTGGTGAAG GTTGATGATACAGAAGTTATTAGCTTCCTTCTCTTAACAGAAATTATTCCACTCTGCCTGCGCACCATGGAGATGGGCAGTGAATTGTCAAAAACA GTGGCCACATTTATTGTCCAGAAAATCTTATTGGATGATGTGGGCTTGGATTATATTTGTACTACAGCTGAGAGGTTTTTTGCTGTAGGACGGGTTTTAGGTAACATGGTTGCAGCACTTGCTGAGCAACCCTCGTCACGACTGTTGAAACATATTATTCGATGTTATTTCAGACTTTCTGACAATCCAAG GGCTTGCGATGCACTGAGAAGTTGTCTTCCAGACATGTTAAGAGATGCCACCTTCAGTACTTGCCTTCGA GAAGATCCGACGACAAGGAGGTGGCTGCAACAGCTGCTTCACAATGTGGGAGTCAATCGAGTTCCGGCACTTCAAGCTGGAGGTGGATTCGAACATATGCTGGTGAACTGA
- the LOC123228604 gene encoding CCR4-NOT transcription complex subunit 9-like isoform X1: MANLPPSLSLNVPFGGGPSASNPSAAAAGAGANKDRKMASAEHLVLDLSNPDLRENALLELSKKRELFQDLAPLLWNSFGTIAALLQEIVSIYPVLSPPNLTPAQSNRVCNALALLQCVASHPDTRMLFLNAHIPLYLYPFLNTTSKSRPFEYLRLTSLGVIGALVKVDDTEVISFLLLTEIIPLCLRTMEMGSELSKTVATFIVQKILLDDVGLDYICTTAERFFAVGRVLGNMVAALAEQPSSRLLKHIIRCYFRLSDNPRACDALRSCLPDMLRDATFSTCLREDPTTRRWLQQLLHNVGVNRVPALQAGGGFEHMLVN; the protein is encoded by the exons atggCGAATCTGCCCCCATCGCTGTCCCTCAACGTACCATTCGGTGGTGGACCCAGCGCGTCGAACCCAAGCGCTGCCGCTGCCGGAGCTGGAGCTAACAAGGACCGGAAAATGGCTTCAGCAGAGCACTTGGTTCTCGATCTAAGCAACCCCGATTTGAGAGAAAACGCTCTTCTTGAGCTATCTAAG AAGAGAGAATTATTTCAAGATTTGGCTCCCTTGTTGTGGAATTCTTTTGGTACTATTGCAGCATTACTACAG GAAATAGTTTCAATATACCCTGTTCTATCACCACCAAACCTCACTCCTGCACAATCGAACCGAGTTTGCAATGCTCTTGCTCTTCTTCAG TGTGTAGCCTCTCATCCAGACACAAGAATGTTGTTTCTTAATG CTCATATACCTTTATATCTGTACCCTTTCCTAAATACAACGAGCAAGTCAAGGCCCTTTGAGTATTTGAGGCTAACAAGCTTAGGTGTTATTGGTGCTCTGGTGAAG GTTGATGATACAGAAGTTATTAGCTTCCTTCTCTTAACAGAAATTATTCCACTCTGCCTGCGCACCATGGAGATGGGCAGTGAATTGTCAAAAACA GTGGCCACATTTATTGTCCAGAAAATCTTATTGGATGATGTGGGCTTGGATTATATTTGTACTACAGCTGAGAGGTTTTTTGCTGTAGGACGGGTTTTAGGTAACATGGTTGCAGCACTTGCTGAGCAACCCTCGTCACGACTGTTGAAACATATTATTCGATGTTATTTCAGACTTTCTGACAATCCAAG GGCTTGCGATGCACTGAGAAGTTGTCTTCCAGACATGTTAAGAGATGCCACCTTCAGTACTTGCCTTCGA GAAGATCCGACGACAAGGAGGTGGCTGCAACAGCTGCTTCACAATGTGGGAGTCAATCGAGTTCCGGCACTTCAAGCTGGAGGTGGATTCGAACATATGCTGGTGAACTGA
- the LOC123211479 gene encoding syntaxin-51-like: MASSSDSWVKEYNEAVKLADDINGMISERSSLPASGPESQRHASAIRRKITILGTRLDSLQSLLSKLPGKQPISEKEMNRRKDMLANLRSKVIQMASTLNMSNFANRDSLLGPEIKQADPMSRTTGLDNHGLVGLQRQIMKEQDEGLEKLEETVISTKHIALAVNEELDLHTRLIDDLDQHVDVTDSRLRRVQKNLAILNKKTKGGCSCMCMLLAVVGIVVLVVIIYLLIKYL, translated from the exons ATGGCATCTTCATCTGACTCGTGGGTGAAGGAATACAATGAAGCAGTAAAACTTGCGGATGATATTAATGGCATGATATCAGAACGGAGTTCATTACCAGCATCTGGACCTGAATCGCAGCGTCATGCATCTGCTATACGGAGGAAGATTACAATATTGGGGACTAGGCTTGATAGCTTACAGTCCCTATTGTCTAAGCTTCCAGGGAAACAGCCCAT ATCAGAGAAAGAGATGAATCGTCGCAAGGACATGCTTGCTAATTTGAGATCAAAAGTGATCCAGATGGCTTCCACATTGAACATGTCAAACTTTGCCAATAGGGACAGCTTGCTTGGGCCAGAAATTAAGCAGGCTGATCCCATGAGCAGAACAACCGGCCTGGACAACCATGGCCTAGTTGGTCTTCAACGACAAATCATGAAAG AGCAAGATGAAGGGCTTGAGAAACTGGAAGAGACTGTAATTAGTACAAAACATATTGCATTGGCAGTCAACGAAGAGCTTGACCTACACACTAGACTCATT GATGACTTGGACCAACATGTGGATGTTACAGACTCTCGCTTAAGG CGAGTGCAGAAGAACCTTGCAATTTTGAATAAGAAGACAAAGGGTGGTTGCTCTTGTATGTGCATGCTTTTAGCAGTAGTCGGGATTGTAGTTCTGGTCGTCATCATATACCTTTTGATTAAATACttgtaa
- the LOC123222969 gene encoding serine/threonine-protein phosphatase PP-X isozyme 2 translates to MSDLDRQIEQLKKCEPLKESEVKALCLKAMEILVEESNVQRVDAPVTICGDIHGQFYDMKELFKVGGDCPKTNYLFLGDFVDRGFYSVETFLLLLALKVRYPDRITLIRGNHESRQITQVYGFYDECLRKYGSANVWRYCTDIFDYLSLSALIENKIFSVHGGLSPAISTLDQIRTIDRKQEVPHDGAMCDLLWSDPEDIVDGWGLSPRGAGFLFGGSVVTSFNHSNNIDYICRAHQLVMEGYKWMFNNQIVTVWSAPNYCYRCGNVAAILELNENLNKQFRVFEAAPQESRGAPAKKPAPDYFL, encoded by the exons ATGTCGGATTTAGATAGGCAAATAGAGCAGCTAAAGAAATGCGAGCCCTTGAAAGAGTCGGAGGTCAAGGCTCTTTGTCTCAAAGCCATGGAGATCCTCGTTGAAGAGAGCAACGTTCAACGCGTTGATGCACCTGTCACC ATATGTGGTGACATTCATGGACAGTTCTACGACATGAAAGAGCTTTTCAAAGTTGGAGGTGACTGCCCAAAGACCAATTATTTGTTTCTTGGAGATTTTGTTGACAGAGGGTTTTACTCTGTTGAGACCTTTCTGCTTCTACTTGCCTTAAAG GTGAGATATCCAGATCGGATAACACTCATTAGAGGAAACCATGAAAGTCGTCAAATCACACAG GTATATGGGTTCTATGATGAGTGCCTACGTAAATATGGCTCTGCGAATGTTTGGAGATATTGCACTGATATTTTTGACTACTTAAG TCTGTCAGCTCTCatagagaataaaatttttagtgttCATGGTGGTCTCTCTCCTGCCATATCAACTCTGGATCAG ATTCGAACAATAGATCGAAAACAAGAAGTACCTCATGATGGTGCAATGTGTGATCTCCTCTGGTCAGATCCTGAAGATATTGTGGATGGTTGGGGTTTGAGTCCTCGTGGTGCTGGTTTCCTATTTGGTGGCAGTGTTGTAACTTCTTTCAACCATTCAAACAACATTGACTATATATGTCGGGCTCATCAGTTGGTAATGGAAGGATATAAATGGATGTTCAACAACCAGATAGTGACAGTCTGGTCAGCTCCAAATTACTGTTATAG ATGTGGCAATGTAGCTGCAATTCTTGAGCTGAATGAAAATCTCAACAAGCAGTTTCGTGTGTTTGAAGCTGCACCCCAG GAATCTAGAGGAGCTCCTGCCAAAAAGCCTGCACCAGACTACTTTCTGTGA
- the LOC123222960 gene encoding putative BPI/LBP family protein At1g04970 encodes MGCFSKFLSPPILFIFLSLLLAPTRTHLQSSEEGYISVVVSDRGLDFVKSVLISQAISSIIPLKLTDIEKSKKIPVVGTVQMVLSNITIYSVNISTSYAKIGDTGVVLVASGATAKLSMNWKYSYGTWLLPIAVSDSGSASVLVEGMEVGVTIALEDQGGMIKLCLLDCGSSVKDISIKLDGGASWLYQVVVEAFGGQIRSAIADAISKKTREEITKLDSLLQSLPKEIPVNNVAALNVTFVSSPVLRNSSVELEINGLFSASSDTKVPNYDHKGLQASTYCNTPAKMVEIAIHENVLNSAVLVYFNANYMHWLVDKVPDQLLLNTTGWRYIVPKLYKLYPNDEMNLNLSVSYPPVIKILKHDIDVIVYLDVVINVLDSNEVVPVACISLVISTSLTPKILANNLIGSIRLINFSASLKWSNIGNLHMQLVQSIMSTLLKTVFMPYVNLRLLRGFPLPIVHGFSLQNAEIFCIDSRVVICSDVAFKEHIEFYQKPTYYS; translated from the exons ATGGGTTGCTTCTCAAAGTTCTTGTCACCTCcgattttattcattttcttatcaCTATTATTGGCTCCTACAAGAACCCATCTTCAATCTAGTGAAGAAGGATACATCTCTGTAGTAGTATCCGATAGGGGTCTTGATTTCGTTAAAAGTGTTCTGATAAGCCAGGCTATTTCCTCAATAATTCCACTCAAGCTGACAGATATCGAGAAGTCTAAGAAAATCCCAGTTGTTGGGACAGTTCAAATGGTTCTATCCAATATCACAATTTACAGTGTTAATATTAGTACTTCATATGCTAAAATTGGAGATACAGGCGTTGTTCTTGTTGCATCAGGCGCTACTGCAAAATTGAGTATGAATTGGAAGTACTCTTATGGTACTTGGTTACTGCCAATTGCTGTTTCTGATAGTGGGAGTGCCTCTGTTCTG GTTGAAGGTATGGAAGTGGGAGTTACCATAGCTTTGGAGGATCAAGGAGGAATGATTAAGCTTTGTCTCTTAGACTGTGGAAGCTCTGTAAAAGACATCTCTATAAAACTTGATGGCGGAGCCTCTTGGCTTTATCAAGT GGTAGTTGAAGCATTTGGAGGGCAAATAAGGTCTGCAATTGCAGATGCTATTTCCAAGAAAACTAGAGAAGAGATAACCAAGCTGGATTCCTTACTGCAGTCACTCCCAAAAGAAATCCCTGTTAATAATGTTGCAGcattgaatgttacttttgtCAGCAGTCCTGTGTTGAGAAATTCTTCAGTTGAACTTGAGATTAATGGTCTATTTTCTGCATCAAGTGACACTAAAGTCCCAAACTACGACCACAAAGGACTACAGGCTTCTACTTACTGTAATACTCCGGCTAAGATGGTCGAAATTGCCATTCATGAAAATGTTCTCAATTCTGCTGTGTTGGTGTACTTCAAT GCGAATTATATGCACTGGCTTGTGGACAAAGTACCAGACCAGTTACTTCTGAACACTACTGGATGGAGATACATTGTTCCTAAACTGTATAAACTTTATCCGAACGATGAAATGAATCTGAATCTATCAGTTTCTTATCCTCCAgtcataaaaattttgaagcatGATATTGATGTCATCGTTTACTTAGATGTGGTAATCAATGTTCTGGATTCAAATGAAGTTGTCCCAGTTGCATGCATCTCCTTG GTGATAAGCACTTCATTGACTCCAAAAATCTTGGCAAATAACCTCATTGGTAGCATCAGATTGATTAATTTTAGTGCCTCCTTGAAGTGGAGCAACATAGGAAATCTTCATATGCAACTAGTTCAG TCTATAATGTCAACTCTGCTCAAAACTGTCTTCATGCCATATGTGAACTTACGCCTCTTGAGAGGATTTCCTTTGCCGATCGTTCATGGTTTTTCGCTTCAAAATGCTGAAATTTTCTGCATTGATTCAAGGGTTGTGATCTGTAGTGATGTAGCCTTCAAAGAACACATTGAATTCTATCAGAAGCCAACTTACTACAGCTAG
- the LOC123193925 gene encoding uncharacterized protein LOC123193925, with the protein MDPTLTTSPGVAPNEPLNTDPEVSTTTKPLDKRAAENTELLAMKSPKKARIGAEKEAKRVAEIVLVLSAMWRMRGGGRGPTEAELQLMAEARQKLVDMCEDLAPRDIVARETIVGLIEDLGLNGRSKEQRLGFRGQRLSIKEKLELTKKKMEDSKKFTAQPTTYTSHPHSLQTSFGATADSRGVPNTVRIFSSDKSGLSPAIHSGSFPASSPPAHVSAATSSSIPYHLPTSEVRTPTISTGSHMGKDSSSSVLPRIERAQSKLDGVSNGSSYGTQVQANTSSNHLVNAPTWTVHPQSASSAKLGPENRAQNLIRVDGTADLSRTAPQAARDQTFTSFMTQTASGNLPSMHQPSQGVNTVQASHSSNSHNDIAKIVQKLLQPKLPEHPTWTPPSREYMNKALTCQMCKLTVNEVETVVLCDACEKGFHLKCLQLNNQKGIPRGGEWHCVSCLKLSNGKPLPPKYGRVMRSINAPKMPSNTTVFQSSLEKKVGSIDLKVNQQKISVDGSSAGSGTIGGNSVELAPGSKFQNTSATQSNNFISSKKDTDQETSSGTCLNNITKSVGAFLDSPSVDSSSERLTQPTQVFESSTDSEKLPSALKSQPPDILSEPTKNHTDHAQPSQVVQTDLPSCAEVSLENCHGSSSMFKQDGKDVAQPNSVESAGVSSDLSHNVEWIGDVLQTLDEKKFYEYCSVGGIIYKVQDHALLQSNHGKTIPAKLQAMWEDTRNGSKWVKVNRCFFPGDLPEAVGHPCAPESNELYDSNSENTMMAGLIGGSCEVFTAGKFKEENERLSRLGIELDKGRPPMFLCKWFYDELKGVFRPVSD; encoded by the exons ATGGATCCGACACTAACAACATCGCCAGGTGTTGCACCAAACGAACCGTTAAACACCGACCCAGAAGTCTCAACAACAACAAAACCGCTGGACAAAAGAGCGGCAGAGAACACTGAGTTATTGGCAATGAAGTCTCCCAAGAAGGCGCGAATTGGCGCCGAGAAGGAGGCGAAGCGAGTGGCGGAGATCGTTCTGGTGTTGTCGGCGATGTGGCGGATGAGAGGCGGAGGAAGGGGGCCGACGGAGGCCGAGCTCCAGCTGATGGCTGAGGCGAGACAGAAGTTGGTGGATATGTGTGAGGACTTGGCGCCAAGAGACATTGTGGCGAGAGAGACAATTGTGGGATTAATTGAAGATTTGGGACTTAATGGGAGAAGTAAGGAACAGAGATTAGGGTTTCGTGGGCAGCGGTTGAGTATCAAGGAGAAGCTTGAGCTTACTAAGAAAAAG atGGAAGACTCCAAAAAATTCACAGCACAACCTACTACATATACTTCTCACCCTCACTCATTGCAGACAAGTTTTGGTGCAACAGCTGATAGTCGTGGGGTGCCAAATACTGTTCGCATCTTCTCATCAGATAAATCAGGTCTTTCTCCAGCAATACACTCTGGAAGCTTCCCAGCCTCATCACCTCCTGCCCATGTTTCTGCTGCAACTTCTTCATCTATACCATATCACTTGCCCACCAGTGAAGTAAGAACACCTACAATTTCTACTGGCAGTCATATGGGAAAGGATTCATCTTCATCAGTACTGCCTAGGATTGAGAGAGCACAAAGTAAATTGGATGGGGTTTCAAATGGGTCTTCTTATGGAACCCAAGTACAAG CAAATACTTCCTCAAATCACTTGGTGAATGCTCCAACTTGGACGGTGCACCCCCAGTCTGCCTCATCAGCTAAACTTGGACCAGAAAACCGGGCACAAAATCTTATCAGGGTTGATGGAACTGCTGATCTGTCACGGACAGCTCCTCAAGCAGCAAGAGATCAAACCTTTACATCATTCATGACTCAAACTGCATCTGGAAATTTACCCAGTATGCATCAGCCTTCACAAGGTGTGAATACTGTTCAAGCTTCTCATTCTAGCAACAGTCACAATGACATTGCCAAGATTGTTCAGAAGTTACTGCAGCCAAAGCTTCCTGAGCATCCCACATGGACCCCTCCTTCGAGAGAATATATGAATAAGGCATTGACTTGTCAAATGTGCAAACTTACTGTCAATGAGGTGGAAACTGTTGTTCTTTGTGATGCTTGTGAGAAAGGATTTCACCTGAAATGTCTGCAACTGAATAATCAGAAAGGAATCCCTAGAGGTGGTGAGTGGCATTGTGTGAGTTGCTTGAAATTAAGTAATGGAAAACCTTTGCCCCCTAAATATGGTCGTGTCATGAGAAGTATTAATGCACCAAAAATGCCTTCCAATACAACTGTATTTCAGTCATCTCTGGAGAAGAAAGTAGGATCTATAGATCTGAAGGTCAATCAGCAGAAGATATCAGTTGATGGAAGCTCTGCTGGGTCTGGTACTATAGGTGGCAACTCTGTTGAATTGGCACCTggatcaaaatttcaaaatactaGTGCAACACAGAGCAATAATTTCATATCTAGCAAAAAGGATACAGATCAGGAAACCTCTTCTGGTACTTGCCtaaataacataacaaaatcTGTGGGAGCTTTTTTGGATTCACCATCTGTTGATTCATCAAGTGAACGGTTAACTCAACCTACCCAAGTTTTTGAATCATCTACAGACTCAGAGAAATTGCCTTCAGCATTGAAATCACAGCCTCCTGATATATTATCAGAGCCAACAAAAAATCATACTGATCACGCTCAACCTTCACAAGTTGTTCAAACAGATCTTCCTAGCTGTGCTGAAGTTTCTTTAGAGAATTGTCATGGCAGCAGCTCAATGTTTAAGCAAGATGGGAAAGATGTTGCACAGCCAAATTCTGTTGAAAGTGCTGGGGTCTCATCTGATTTATCACACAATGTGGAATGGATTGGTGACGTTcttcaaactttggatgagaaaaaattttatgagtatTGTTCTGTTGGTGGAATAATATATAAGGTGCAGGATCATGCACTTTTGCAGTCGAATCATGGCAAAACAATACCAGCTAAGCTTCAG GCCATGTGGGAGGATACAAGAAATGGGTCAAAGTGGGTTAAGGTAAATAGGTGCTTCTTTCCTGGTGACTTGCCAGAGGCTGTTGGCCACCCATGTGCCCCTGAAAGCAATGAG CTCTATGACTCTAATAGTGAGAACACTATGATGGCGGGCTTGATTGGAGGTTCTTGTGAAGTTTTCACTGCTGGCAAGTTTAAGGAAGAGAATGAAAGACTCAGTCGTTTAGGAATTGAGTTAGATAAAGGAAGACCACCAATGTTTCTATGCAA ATGGTTTTATGATGAACTGAAAGGGGTATTCCGGCCTGTATCCGATTAA